A genomic region of Miscanthus floridulus cultivar M001 chromosome 3, ASM1932011v1, whole genome shotgun sequence contains the following coding sequences:
- the LOC136547223 gene encoding F-box only protein 13-like, whose protein sequence is MAATLDGAAGGKKRKRAAPGLADLHDDMLERVLARLPPASYFRLRGVSRRWRAAAESRTFRASCARVTARDPWFLMLEDPDHQDQDQDERRPRPAAVFDSAERAWARWRGAPGPLQPVAAAGGLVLYRDPGTGHLTVVNPLTGASRALPPTPARAAGALQAVAMYGSPYRVVLILGELPDLFSVMYDSSTNAWGDEAALSRKPAEDASSREERVAEVGGDTVYFLSKSGDVVATTMQRSASRQYSSAVACRDGGGDAVAYFLSRSGTVVACDLARRAFAELPRILPAYHEYSIDVVACGGAAYAVVLSEFLDAASLRVWEFAGGAWRQVAAMPPAMAHAFRGAKADVNCVGHGGRVMVCVSSSSAGGASGCFMCDVRTNRWEELPRRAGGDAATGFVAALSFEPRMEAAV, encoded by the coding sequence ATGGCGGCCACGCTGGACGGAGCTGCCGGAGGCAAGAAGCGCAAGCGCGCGGCGCCCGGCCTCGCCGACCTCCACGACGACATGCTGGAGCGCGTGCTCGCGCGCCTCCCGCCGGCCAGCTACTTCCGCCTCCGTGGCGTCTCCCGCCGGTGGCGCGCCGCGGCGGAGTCCCGCACCTTCCGCGCCTCCTGCGCGCGCGTCACGGCACGGGACCCATGGTTCCTCATGCTCGAGGACCCCGACCACCAGGACCAGGACCAGGACGAGCGGCGGCCGCGCCCCGCCGCCGTCTTCGACTCCGCCGAGCGCGCCTGGGCGCGGTGGCGTGGCGCACCGGGGCCGCTGCAGCCGGTGGCCGCCGCGGGCGGGCTCGTGCTGTACCGCGACCCGGGCACGGGACACCTCACCGTGGTCAACCCGCTCACGGGCGCGTCCCGCGCGCTCCCGCCGACGCCGGCGCGCGCGGCGGGCGCGCTGCAGGCTGTCGCCATGTATGGCTCGCCGTACCGCGTGGTGCTCATCCTGGGCGAGCTCCCGGACCTGTTCTCGGTGATGTACGACTCGTCTACGAACGCGTGGGGCGACGAGGCCGCGCTGTCGCGGAAACCGGCCGAGGACGCCTCGTCCCGGGAGGAGCGCGTCGCGGAGGTCGGCGGCGACACGGTCTACTTCCTCAGCAAGTCCGGCGACGTCGTGGCCACCACCATGCAGCGGAGCGCGTCGCGGCAGTACTCGTCGGCCGTGGCGTGCCGGGACGGAGGTGGCGACGCCGTGGCCTACTTCCTGAGCCGCTCGGGCACGGTGGTGGCCTGCGACCTGGCGCGCCGCGCGTTCGCGGAGCTGCCCCGTATCCTGCCCGCGTACCACGAGTACTCCATCGACGTGGTGGCCTGCGGCGGCGCCGCCTACGCGGTGGTGCTCTCGGAGTTCCTCGACGCGGCCAGCCTCCGCGTGTGGGAGTTCGCGGGCGGCGCGTGGCGGCAGGTGGCCGCGATGCCGCCCGCCATGGCGCACGCCTTCCGCGGCGCCAAGGCGGACGTGAACTGCGTCGGCCACGGCGGCCGCGTCATGGTCTGCGTCAGCTCCAGCTCCGCCGGCGGCGCCAGCGGCTGCTTCATGTGCGACGTCAGGACCAACCGGTGGGAGGAGCTCCCGCGGCGCGCCGGCGGGGACGCCGCCACGGGCTTCGTGGCCGCGCTCTCGTTCGAGCCGAGAATGGAGGCCGCCGTCTGA